The segment AGGAACTTCACAATAGTTTAGTGGTATCTCACAAATAAGTAAGTGTATGCTATTGCATAAATTGGCGTGAGGAGTTAAATGAATGAATTTACGTAATAATGCCCTGAAGATTCTTAAAGAAACGAGTCGAACGTTTTATATCCCCATTAGTCGTCTTCCTGATCGGTTGCAAGAGGCTGTCGCTTCTGCTTATCTGTGTATGCGGGCGATCGATGAAGTGGAAGATCATCCTGACTTGGACAACTTTACCAAAGCCCAACTCTTGCGCCGTATGAGTCTTAATCTCCAGGCAGGAAGCGAAAAGGCCAGGGTAGAGGATTTTTCAGCCGGATTAATGCCTTATAATGCCTGTTTACCAGATGTCACTCTACGGGTAGGAGAATGGGCATTACTCGCTCCTGATAGCATTGCTCCCCGTATCTGGGATGCCACAGCAGCCATGGCCGATCGCATGGCCTACTGGGCAGAAAATAATTGGACGATTCGCACTGAGGCTCATCTAGATCAATATACCTTTAGTGTAGCGGGGGCTGTGGGTTTATTGCTATCGGATTTGTGGGCTTGGTATGATGGAACTCAAACTAACCGAAGCTATGCTATTGGCTTTGGTCGCGGGTTACAAGCAGTTAATATTGTTCGTAATCACCGTGAAGATCTGCGCCGTGGGGTCAATTTCTTACCCCAAGGATGGAACGAACAAGATGTCCACCAGTATGCCCGTCGTAACCTCAAGTTAGCTGATCTCTATACTAAGTCTCTGCCCTCTGGACCTGCTTTGGATTTTTGCAAAATTCCTTTAGCTTTGGCCTATGGAACTCT is part of the Rippkaea orientalis PCC 8801 genome and harbors:
- a CDS encoding squalene/phytoene synthase family protein; translated protein: MNLRNNALKILKETSRTFYIPISRLPDRLQEAVASAYLCMRAIDEVEDHPDLDNFTKAQLLRRMSLNLQAGSEKARVEDFSAGLMPYNACLPDVTLRVGEWALLAPDSIAPRIWDATAAMADRMAYWAENNWTIRTEAHLDQYTFSVAGAVGLLLSDLWAWYDGTQTNRSYAIGFGRGLQAVNIVRNHREDLRRGVNFLPQGWNEQDVHQYARRNLKLADLYTKSLPSGPALDFCKIPLALAYGTLEVMALGKEKLSRSDVIALVQRVTR